One part of the Ferrimicrobium sp. genome encodes these proteins:
- a CDS encoding amidohydrolase family protein has translation MVRTLFQGGQLFDGTGSGMAPADVVVEDGKIIEVGNGLDGDQVVDCTGKALLPGLFDCHVHVTSSGVDTMRRLTRPFSYQFYEAEANLKATLDLGITTIRDASGADLGVQQAVEDGLIAGPRMQISVTAISQTGGHGDGWLPSGINLDGKVSYPGRPSGIVDGPEEMRKKVREIIRSGGNVIKVFTSGGVLSPRDNPRHGHFRDDELQVLVAEANAAGIFVMAHAQASDGIKAAIRAGIRSIEHGVYLDDEAIEMMLAKGTWLVPTLIAPISVVESFDQGASLQPAVIAKARELLLVHQDSFARAVKAGVKIAMGTDSGVGAHGTNLRELALMEAGGMDPGSVLVATTHSAAQLMGLEGELGTVEPGKRADLVVVDGDPFDFSRLKENVSAVYKDGVLVSVGQQRMVKDA, from the coding sequence ATGGTGAGAACCCTATTTCAAGGTGGTCAACTCTTTGACGGAACGGGCTCTGGTATGGCGCCAGCAGATGTGGTTGTTGAGGATGGGAAGATTATTGAGGTTGGTAACGGCCTAGACGGAGACCAGGTAGTCGATTGCACCGGGAAGGCGTTGTTACCCGGTCTATTTGACTGCCATGTCCATGTGACCAGCTCTGGTGTAGATACGATGCGAAGGTTAACCCGACCATTTTCCTATCAGTTCTACGAAGCGGAGGCGAATCTCAAGGCCACACTCGATCTTGGAATCACCACGATAAGGGACGCATCTGGAGCCGACCTTGGCGTGCAACAGGCGGTGGAAGATGGTTTGATCGCTGGTCCGCGGATGCAGATATCTGTGACTGCCATTAGTCAAACCGGAGGCCACGGGGATGGTTGGCTGCCTTCAGGGATCAACCTCGATGGTAAGGTCTCCTATCCTGGAAGGCCTTCTGGAATTGTGGATGGTCCAGAAGAGATGCGTAAGAAGGTTCGAGAAATCATCCGCTCCGGTGGGAATGTGATCAAGGTTTTTACGTCGGGTGGAGTCCTGTCCCCTCGCGACAATCCCCGTCACGGACACTTTCGGGATGATGAACTCCAGGTGCTTGTTGCGGAGGCTAACGCGGCAGGAATCTTTGTCATGGCCCATGCCCAAGCGAGTGATGGGATTAAGGCTGCGATCAGGGCGGGCATTCGATCTATCGAACATGGTGTATATCTTGATGACGAGGCGATTGAGATGATGCTCGCCAAGGGAACCTGGCTGGTTCCGACACTCATCGCTCCGATATCGGTCGTGGAGAGTTTTGATCAGGGTGCCTCGCTGCAGCCAGCTGTCATCGCGAAGGCGCGAGAACTGCTCCTGGTGCACCAGGATTCGTTTGCAAGGGCTGTAAAGGCTGGTGTCAAGATTGCAATGGGAACAGACAGTGGGGTAGGCGCTCATGGTACCAACTTGCGAGAGTTGGCGTTAATGGAGGCGGGAGGCATGGATCCTGGAAGTGTGCTGGTTGCGACTACGCATAGCGCGGCGCAGCTGATGGGCCTCGAGGGCGAGCTTGGCACCGTGGAACCCGGGAAACGAGCCGATTTGGTAGTGGTCGATGGAGACCCGTTCGATTTTTCTCGGCTCAAGGAGAATGTGTCTGCTGTATACAAGGATGGAGTTCTTGTGTCGGTCGGACAACAACGGATGGTCAAAGATGCCTGA